The sequence CGTCGGGAGGCCCATCTGGGATAATGAAGGCGGGCCGAGGCAGGTCGCTCAACCGGTCGCAAGGCCAACTTGGTCCGATGCGGACGAAACACCCACGCGAGAGGTTACAACCACGGGCAGACGAGGGACGATAACGCGCAGGCCTCGTCGAGAACGAGATACGGATGGGGATGACACCGAAGCTGATGGGGACGACCAAACGGCTCAGCAAGGCGAGCGCCGTACGATTGGCATTGTCGACGCTGCGGATGGAGACGGTGCAATGGCGATGGATATGATGGGCGAGGGTGTCGGCGTTGGTGTCGTCGCACTCGACCAAAATGACGACTTGGCGATGGGTGCTCCGCCCGGGGCTCCAGGTGCCATCGGAACTCCAAGGGCTCGGGTCGCTCCTGGTACGGAGCTTACGCCCCGAGCGGGCATTGCCACCCTTGGTGCTCAGATAGAGCAAACCGCGCAAGAAACTCGTCGGTCCGTCCCTGTCAACCCTGGACCGTATGGCGACGAGGAGGTCTTGTTCAGCCTCCAGCTACTCGCTTACCTTAGCAAATATCCACACGTCTGACAAGCCTTTTACGAAACTCCCGCGACCCTCCGTGCGCTCGTCGACGCGAGTAACGAGCCCAAACCTTCGGCCCAACCGCTCTCCAGTACTGCCCAGTCGCCCAATGTTTTCTCCCTGGTCGAGCGATTCACTTTccgcccctccccctccgAAACCACTCTCCCCCGGCTCCCCCACGAAATACAATACTGGGCCGGCGTAATCATGCGCAACGCATGCCGAAAAGACGATCAACGGGGCGGTATTCGACAGTGAGGCAACATGTTATGTGGGCGATCGGAAGAGTTCCCTCGAGAGTTTGCCAAGTGCTGACGGTGTCGCAAGGCCAAGTACTGCGGCAAAGAGTACCAGAGCAAGGCCTGGGCGGAAGGACATCGATTCTGGTGTAGGTGAGTGACCGTTTTACCGAAACTTATTTATTTCTCATTCACTTGGGACTAACTTGTCTATTTACAGCGCCTGTAAAGAAGAGGACTCCCAGACCGTGGTTGCTCGCACGGGTTCTTCCGCCAACACCGTTCCCCCCGCCGCCGTCGCAACCGAAGTCGAGGTCCCAACCCGACGCGGCCTTACCAACACTGTCACACGTGCATTGGTCAATATCGCAGGCGGGATGACAGGAAGAACGAACACCACGGTGCAGCAACCGCAAGCACAGCCAGTGCCTACAAACTCGCCGACAGTCGGGCCAGGTGCGGGGTTTAGGTTCGGTGCAGCGGCGGCAGAACACACACAAGGGGGTGGGCCGACGCGGGCGCAAGGGTTAGCTGGTGGGGTTCAGGCACGACCAGGGAATTTCCAGGCGCAGCTACTGAGGTACGCTAGGATGGCCGCAGCTGCCAGAGGTGTTCGGCCGGTGAGTCTAGTCCCTTGTGTTTTTTGAGTATCGCTTACCCCAAGTTGGTAGCTGGCCCTGCCTGCGCGAGCAGCGAATCCACCCTCAGCAAGTTGGGCTGGTCCACCGCGAGGAGGAGTTGCGTTCTTCAATGAACCTGCTCAGGCGGCCGATGCAGGCCTGTCTCGACGAACTCGAGGACCAGAGACAGCTCGGCGAAGTAGTGGGACAATGCCCAGTCAAGGGGTTGGCTCGAACCAGGGCGTGGAGCCAAACGACCCGTGGAACGTTGTCCCCGTACAGCGAGTCTCGCCCGTTCCAAGCGCCCCTCATACGACACCTCAGCACGCAAATCGACCATTGGACGTAGATGGAGACGATGACATGGTTCTCGGGTGAATAATAGCTGAGGTGGGAAATATCTGTCGTGTCTTTGCTCCCCCCCGTCAAACGGGTTGTATAATAATGTAGTGaacccttttttttttttgcttttGTCATTCCTTGCTATTGGTATACGGGCTCTGCACAATTCTACTACAATATATACACTTCTCATCAATAACTAGCAAAACATAAACTTAGAGCATGCCGTGTAGGGAGATGGGCGGCATCTTGTCCCGGAAATTGTAGGTCAACAGTACCCAATTTGGGAGCTTGCAGATCGCGAGATTTTTGGTCCCAGACGAGCAACCTTCCTTCCACCCTCGGCTGGTTGCAACGTGTGTGCTCTTCGAGTCCAGGCCTTATTTTGTTACTAGATCTCAATGAGAGCCCTTGCATATTCTGGTTTGGGTGGGGTAATTGTGGTTAAGCAGGAAGTTTGCTGCGCTTTTTTGAACTTTTGACAGTCAGTATTGTGCTGGGTTCCATACCAACAGACCAATGGGTATTTTACCTTGCTTGCAAGGTCTCTACAACCCCATAATGAAACTCTCAGAAATGTGATTGAATTTATATTTGTTGACTTGCAGTTGGGTCAATTGGGGACAGTTGGGACCAATTCCATAAACTTGGATGGCTCTACCTATATACGTCAATATTCC comes from Rhizoctonia solani chromosome 4, complete sequence and encodes:
- a CDS encoding MYND Zn-finger protein, with amino-acid sequence MSKHVIVVTAGSCSIPYIPTPGTPFPYQIDPLAARTLSLAFQCVVNIGVRGSEHIRRRVVQAGALGVVSCILAVWLKGKGFAIGPSATGSGAPRESREVRVRRQEEALERQRALELPRALEHATSSDNLRARAIAQPQPRIATTTAPPPALPLSEEADKEMSGASNMGPSPTPPPPAIGRSMSNDSDGGYVGVPSLPAPSGPSGAFAVSSGSHARSFDIRTASPIPLPPPLPLWAVPSHPTRPNHPTPRPMPPLGTVVGRPIWDNEGGPRQVAQPVARPTWSDADETPTREVTTTGRRGTITRRPRRERDTDGDDTEADGDDQTAQQGERRTIGIVDAADGDGAMAMDMMGEGVGVGVVALDQNDDLAMGAPPGAPGAIGTPRARVAPGTELTPRAGIATLGAQIEQTAQETPFYETPATLRALVDASNEPKPSAQPLSSTAQSPNVFSLVERFTFRPSPSETTLPRLPHEIQYWAGAKYCGKEYQSKAWAEGHRFWCSACKEEDSQTVVARTGSSANTVPPAAVATEVEVPTRRGLTNTVTRALVNIAGGMTGRTNTTVQQPQAQPVPTNSPTVGPGAGFRFGAAAAEHTQGGGPTRAQGLAGGVQARPGNFQAQLLRYARMAAAARGVRPLALPARAANPPSASWAGPPRGGVAFFNEPAQAADAGLSRRTRGPETARRSSGTMPSQGVGSNQGVEPNDPWNVVPVQRVSPVPSAPHTTPQHANRPLDVDGDDDMVLG